A window of the Bacteroides thetaiotaomicron VPI-5482 genome harbors these coding sequences:
- the rfbA gene encoding glucose-1-phosphate thymidylyltransferase RfbA, translating into MKGIILAGGSATRLYPLSKAISKQIMPVYDKPMIYYPLSTLMLAGIREVLIISTPRDLPMFRDLLGSGEELGMSFSYKIQEQPNGLAQAFVLGADFLNGEAGCLILGDNMFYGQGFSAMLRRAAGVEKGACIFGYYVKDPRAYGVVEFDEQGKVISLEEKPLVPKSNYAVPGLYFYDATVTEKAASLRPSARGEYEITDLNRLYLEEGTLNVELFGRGFAWLDTGNCDSLLEASNFVATIQNRQGFYVSCIEEIAWRQGWISSGQLLLLGQKLEKTEYGKYLIELSKQPLK; encoded by the coding sequence ATGAAAGGAATTATTCTGGCCGGTGGAAGCGCCACTCGTCTTTATCCGCTTTCCAAAGCGATTTCCAAACAAATCATGCCTGTATACGACAAGCCGATGATCTATTATCCGCTGTCTACGCTTATGCTGGCAGGGATACGGGAGGTCTTGATCATCTCTACTCCGCGTGATTTGCCGATGTTTCGGGACTTGTTGGGCTCAGGTGAGGAGCTCGGGATGTCTTTCTCTTACAAAATACAGGAGCAGCCTAACGGACTGGCACAAGCCTTTGTGTTGGGAGCTGATTTCTTGAACGGTGAGGCAGGTTGTCTGATTCTTGGGGACAATATGTTTTATGGACAAGGGTTTTCCGCTATGCTCCGGCGTGCTGCCGGTGTGGAGAAGGGAGCCTGCATCTTCGGCTATTACGTGAAAGATCCTCGGGCTTACGGTGTAGTGGAGTTCGACGAACAAGGCAAAGTGATTTCTCTGGAAGAAAAGCCACTGGTGCCGAAAAGTAATTATGCCGTTCCCGGACTTTATTTCTACGACGCTACCGTGACGGAAAAAGCGGCTTCTCTCCGCCCTTCGGCACGTGGAGAATATGAGATAACGGACCTGAACCGCCTGTACCTCGAAGAAGGAACACTGAACGTGGAACTGTTCGGACGCGGATTCGCATGGCTGGATACTGGAAACTGCGACAGCCTGCTCGAAGCCTCCAACTTCGTGGCTACCATTCAGAACCGGCAAGGCTTCTACGTCAGCTGTATCGAAGAGATAGCCTGGCGGCAAGGATGGATTTCGTCCGGACAATTGCTGCTGCTCGGACAGAAACTCGAAAAGACCGAATACGGTAAATACCTGATAGAACTGTCTAAACAACCCTTGAAATAA
- a CDS encoding metallophosphoesterase family protein: protein MTRIGLLSDTHAYWDEKYLEYFESCDEIWHAGDIGSVEVAEKLAAFRPLRAVYGNIDGQEIRKMFPQVNRFTVDGAEVLIKHIGGYPGKYDPSVIGSLMARPPKLFISGHSHILKVKYDKTLDMLHINPGAAGMSGFHKVRTMVRFVIDNGTFKDLEVIELAG from the coding sequence ATGACAAGAATTGGATTATTGTCCGATACCCACGCTTATTGGGACGAAAAATATCTCGAATATTTTGAATCGTGCGACGAAATCTGGCATGCCGGAGATATCGGTTCGGTAGAAGTAGCCGAGAAGTTGGCGGCTTTCCGGCCCCTGCGGGCAGTTTACGGCAACATAGACGGGCAAGAAATACGGAAGATGTTCCCGCAGGTGAACCGCTTCACGGTGGACGGAGCGGAAGTGCTGATCAAGCATATCGGCGGGTATCCGGGCAAGTACGACCCTTCGGTTATCGGCAGTTTGATGGCCCGTCCGCCGAAACTTTTCATCAGCGGACACTCCCATATATTAAAGGTGAAATACGACAAAACGTTGGACATGCTGCACATCAATCCCGGAGCCGCAGGGATGTCCGGTTTCCATAAAGTGCGGACAATGGTGCGCTTTGTCATCGACAACGGAACGTTCAAAGACCTCGAAGTTATTGAACTGGCAGGATAG